From Nicotiana tabacum cultivar K326 chromosome 22, ASM71507v2, whole genome shotgun sequence, one genomic window encodes:
- the LOC107828427 gene encoding uncharacterized protein LOC107828427: MNLLTIFLLFLFYCYIGFTKVVVEAKVEFRDEVSILLSIKESLIDPLDQLRDWTVPKNAAAGNVSVPCSWKGVECNSKGAVEKLDLSHMNLTGKVSDDIQKLKSLTSLNLCCNDFSSPLPRTLSNLTALKSIDVSQNYFVYGFPLGLGMSAGLMYLNASSNNFSGYLPEDIGNATFLETLDFRGNFFEGSIPKSYKNLGKLKFLGLSGNNLTGHIPGELGQLSSLETIVLGYNSFEGGIPAELGNLTNLKYLDLAIGNLGGEIPAELGKLKLLNTIFLYKNNLVGKISPDIGSMTSLQLLDLSDNMLSGEIPAEIADLKNLQLLNLMSNRLSGSVPSGIGGLPQLEILELWNNSLSGPLPNDLGRNSPLQWVDISSNSFTGPIPEGLCTKGNLTKLILFNNAFSGPIPSGLSTCTSLVRVRMQNNILSGTIPSGFGKLGKLQRLELANNSLTGQIPSDLASSTSLSFIDFSKNNLQSSIPSSILGLPSLQNFIASENNLVGEIPDQFQDCPSLSVLDLSTNHFTGDLPASIASCEKLVTLNLRNNQLTGPIPRAISMMPTLAVLDLSNNSLTGGIPDNFGNSPALETLNVSHNKLEGPVPANGMLRTINPDDLIGNAGLCGGVLPPCSHNAAYTLKEKSLHAKHIIAGWLTGVAALLLLVTASLGARSLYKRWNESGSCFEQRFEMSSSEWPWRLMAFQRLGFTSNDILACLKESNVIGMGATGVVYKAEMQRQNTVVAVKKLWKSGTDIEMGGSEDLVGEVNVLGKLRHRNIVRLLGFLHNNRDAMIIYEYMQNGSLGEALHGKQEAGRLLVDWVTRYNIALGVAQGLAYLHHDCHPPVIHRDVKSNNILLDANLEARIADFGLARMMLKKNETVSMVAGSYGYIAPEYGYTLKVDEKIDIYSYGVVLMELLTGKRPLDPEFGESVDIVEWFRMKIRDNKSLEEALDPNVGTIQHVQEEMLLVLRIAILCIAKLPKDRPSMRDVLTMLEEAKPRRKSSSNNGSSPATTDKDKPVFSTSPVNGLL, encoded by the exons ATGAATTTGCTTACCATTTTCCTACTATTCTTGTTCTACTGTTACATTGGTTTTACTAAGGTGGTGGTGGAGGCAAAAGTTGAGTTTAGAGATGAAGTGTCAATTCTACTTTCTATTAAAGAAAGTCTTATTGATCCATTGGATCAACTCCGTGATTGGACAGTGCCCAAGAATGCAGCTGCAGGGAACGTTTCGGTTCCCTGCAGCTGGAAAGGAGTTGAATGCAACTCCAAAGGTGCAGTTGAGAAGCTTGATCTGTCACACATGAATCTCACTGGCAAAGTGTCTGATGATATTCAAAAGCTGAAGAGTTTGACTTCACTTAATTTATGCTGCAATGATTTCTCATCACCATTGCCAAGAACCTTATCCAATCTCACTGCATTGAAAAGCATTGATGTAAGCCAGAACTACTTTGTCTATGGCTTTCCTTTGGGTCTTGGAATGTCAGCAGGGCTTATGTATTTGAATGCTTCGAGTAATAACTTCTCCGGTTATCTTCCTGAGGATATTGGCAATGCAACATTCCTCGAGACTTTGGATTTTCGagggaatttcttcgaaggttcaATTCCTAAATCTTACAAGAATTtaggaaagttgaagtttttagGCCTCTCAGGGAACAATTTGACTGGACATATTCCAGGAGAGCTCGGGCAGCTATCGTCGCTTGAGACTATAGTTCTCGGATACAATAGTTTTGAAGGTGGAATTCCAGCTGAGCTTGGAAATTTGACCAATCTCAAGTATCTTGATCTAGCTATTGGCAATCTTGGAGGTGAAATTCCTGCTGAGCTGGGCAAGCTGAAGCTGCTCAACACCATTTTCTTGTACAAGAACAATCTTGTAGGCAAGATTTCACCAGATATCGGTAGCATGACTTCATTGCAGCTGCTTGATCTCTCGGATAACATGCTTTCGGGAGAGATCCCAGCTGAGATTGCTGACCTTAAGAATTTGCAGCTTTTGAATTTGATGTCCAACAGATTATCAGGTTCAGTTCCTTCTGGAATTGGAGGTTTGCCTCAGTTGGAAATTCTTGAGCTGTGGAATAACAGCTTATCAGGTCCTTTGCCAAATGATCTTGGCAGAAACTCACCATTGCAATGGGTAGACATCTCATCCAACTCGTTCACTGGTCCTATTCCAGAAGGGTTATGCACCAAAGGTAACCTCACTAAGCTTATCTTATTCAACAATGCTTTCTCTGGTCCAATTCCATCTGGTTTATCAACCTGCACGTCCCTCGTTcgtgtaagaatgcaaaacaatATTCTTTCCGGGACGATCCCATCAGGTTTTGGTAAACTTGGGAAACTCCAAAGGCTGGAACTAGCAAACAATAGTTTGACAGGCCAAATTCCAAGTGATCTTGCTTCTTCTAcctctctttcttttattgatttctCTAAAAATAACCTTCAGTCTTCTATTCCTTCATCCATTCTTGGACTTCCAAGTCTTCAGAATTTCATTGCCTCAGAAAACAACCTTGTAGGCGAAATCCCGGATCAATTCCAGGATTGCCCTTCTCTTTCTGTCCTGGATCTATCCACAAACCATTTCACTGGAGATCTTCCAGCTAGCATTGCATCCTGTGAGAAGTTAGTAACTTTGAATCTTCGAAACAACCAATTAACCGGTCCAATTCCAAGAGCAATTTCGATGATGCCCACATTAGCTGTTCTAGATCTATCCAACAACTCTTTAACTGGTGGAATACCTGACAACTTTGGCAATTCCCCAGCATTAGAGACGCTGAATGTTTCTCATAACAAACTTGAGGGTCCTGTCCCGGCAAATGGCATGCTCAGAACAATCAATCCAGATGACCTGATTGGCAATGCCGGTCTCTGTGGTGGAGTGCTTCCTCCATGTTCTCACAATGCAGCATACACATTGAAGGAAAAGAGCTTGCACGCGAAGCACATCATTGCAGGATGGCTAACTGGGGTAGCAGCTCTTCTACTTCTTGTTACAGCAAGTCTTGGAGCTAGGTCTCTATACAAGAGATGGAATGAAAGTGGAAGCTGTTTCGAACAAAGGTTTGAGATGAGCAGTAGTGAATGGCCGTGGAGGTTGATGGCATTCCAGAGGCTAGGATTCACTAGTAATGACATCTTGGCTTGCCTTAAAGAGTCAAATGTCATTGGAATGGGAGCAACAGGGGTTGTATACAAAGCTGAAATGCAACGCCAGAATACGGTTGTTGCAGTAAAGAAGCTATGGAAATCTGGAACTGATATTGAGATGGGGGGTAGTGAAGATCTCGTAGGTGAGGTGAACGTTCTTGGAAAATTGAGGCATCGGAATATTGTCAGGCTACTGGGGTTCCTTCACAACAATCGCGATGCAATGATAATATACGAGTATATGCAGAATGGCAGCCTTGGAGAAGCTTTACATGGTAAACAAGAAGCAGGGAGATTGCTTGTCGATTGGGTCACTCGATACAACATAGCACTTGGAGTGGCACAAGGCCTTGCTTATCTCCATCATGATTGCCATCCACCAGTTATTCACCGTGATGTTAAGTCAAATAACATACTTCTTGATGCAAATCTTGAGGCAAGAATTGCAGATTTTGGTTTAGCAAGAATGATGCTCAAGAAGAATGAAACAGTTTCTATGGTTGCTGGATCTTATGGATACATAGCCCCCG AGTACGGGTACACACTGAAAGTGGATGAAAAGATTGATATCTACAGCTATGGAGTAGTTCTCATGGAGCTCCTAACTGGAAAGCGTCCTCTAGATCCTGAATTCGGGGAATCTGTTGACATTGTAGAATGGTTTCGAATGAAGATCCGAGACAATAAATCTTTAGAAGAAGCTCTAGACCCCAATGTAGGAACCATACAACATGTTCAAGAAGAAATGTTGTTAGTTTTAAGGATAGCAATTCTATGTATAGCCAAACTCCCCAAGGACAGACCGTCTATGAGGGATGTTTTGACAATGCTCGAAGAGGCAAAGCCTCGAAGAAAGAGCAGTAGCAACAATGGAAGTAGTCCTGCTACTACTGACAAAGATAAGCCAGTATTCAGTACATCACCTGTAAATGGTCTTCTGTAA